A section of the Gemmatimonadaceae bacterium genome encodes:
- a CDS encoding metallophosphoesterase family protein, with the protein MPGKSHVIGLISDTHGLLRPDVHTALAGVELILHAGDVGGADVLAELERIAPVRAVRGNTDPPDDPPLPAAIELTVGGVRIHVSHGHEVGSPAPRRLLERYDADVIVYGHTHKQLVTHVANRWVVNPGAAGPRRFDLMPSVAKLTIVAGEVEVETLDLAP; encoded by the coding sequence ATGCCGGGCAAATCTCACGTCATTGGTCTGATCTCGGACACACACGGGCTCCTGCGGCCGGATGTTCACACGGCGCTCGCCGGCGTCGAGCTGATTCTCCACGCCGGCGACGTCGGCGGCGCCGACGTACTCGCGGAGCTCGAGCGAATCGCGCCGGTGCGCGCCGTGCGTGGAAACACGGACCCACCGGACGATCCGCCGCTACCCGCCGCGATCGAATTGACCGTCGGCGGCGTGCGAATCCACGTGAGCCACGGCCACGAAGTCGGGAGTCCCGCTCCTCGGCGGCTTCTCGAACGCTACGATGCCGACGTGATCGTGTACGGACACACGCACAAGCAGTTGGTGACTCACGTTGCCAATCGCTGGGTGGTGAATCCGGGCGCGGCCGGTCCTCGGCGGTTCGACCTCATGCCGAGTGTGGCCAAGCTCACAATTGTCGCTGGCGAAGTCGAGGTAGAGACGCTCGACCTCGCTCCGTAA
- a CDS encoding flavin prenyltransferase UbiX: MTKPPIVVAITGASGAPYAVRLLASLAKAKESVQLIVSSHGLRLLKTEMDVGSIGALRERVGKAAWDTYVTTFDDADRGASPASGSAVNAGMVICPCSMGTLSAIAAGSSRSLVERAADVALKERRKLILVARETPLSAIHLENMLRVTRAGAVVMPAAPGFYHKPASIDDLVNFVVARVLDHLGVAHSLVPRWSERPAD; this comes from the coding sequence ATGACGAAGCCGCCGATCGTCGTCGCGATCACCGGTGCATCGGGCGCGCCCTACGCGGTGCGCCTCCTTGCCTCGCTCGCCAAGGCGAAGGAGTCAGTCCAGCTCATCGTGTCTTCGCACGGTCTCCGGCTCCTCAAGACGGAGATGGACGTCGGTTCGATCGGCGCGCTCCGAGAGCGCGTCGGCAAGGCGGCGTGGGACACCTACGTGACGACGTTCGATGACGCCGACCGTGGCGCATCGCCGGCCTCCGGCTCGGCGGTGAACGCCGGCATGGTGATCTGTCCCTGCTCCATGGGCACTTTGTCCGCGATCGCGGCCGGGTCGTCACGCTCGCTCGTCGAGCGCGCCGCCGACGTCGCGCTCAAGGAGCGCCGCAAATTGATTCTCGTGGCGCGCGAGACGCCGCTCAGCGCGATTCATCTGGAGAACATGCTGCGGGTGACACGAGCCGGCGCCGTGGTGATGCCGGCCGCTCCGGGTTTCTACCACAAGCCGGCTTCGATCGACGATCTCGTGAACTTCGTCGTCGCGCGCGTGCTCGATCATCTCGGGGTCGCGCACTCGCTCGTGCCTCGCTGGAGCGAACGCCCCGCGGATTGA
- a CDS encoding UbiA-like polyprenyltransferase, producing the protein MTAAPGAEHTREGQTFAHRGSRVLAYINFVKLPHTLFALPFALVGVVLASYRAQVTWGSFGWVVLAFTCARFAAMGFNRIVDREIDARNPRTRQRELPSGALRVAEAVIAVSVASALFVWAAWQLNSLCGKLSPLALGWVFFYSYTKRFTRWCHLVLGVGMSIAPVGGYLAVAGRWSSPWWMLITLALAVATWGGGFDVLYALQDIDFDREQRLHSLPAAIGGDRALTVARGLHIVTVLCLAAVGAATFGAGSGGSFYALGVAAAAGLLVYEHSLVTPNDFSRLDAAFFTMNGVISIAFFLCVLIERLVHTNPVALALRAIGA; encoded by the coding sequence ATGACCGCGGCACCAGGCGCCGAGCATACCCGTGAAGGACAGACCTTCGCGCACCGCGGATCGCGCGTGCTGGCGTACATCAACTTCGTCAAGCTGCCGCACACGCTCTTCGCGCTGCCGTTCGCGCTCGTCGGCGTCGTTCTGGCGTCGTACCGCGCGCAGGTCACGTGGGGCTCGTTCGGCTGGGTCGTGCTGGCGTTCACTTGTGCGCGCTTCGCGGCGATGGGTTTCAACCGCATCGTCGACCGCGAGATCGACGCGCGCAATCCGCGCACTCGACAGCGCGAGCTGCCGAGCGGCGCGCTCCGTGTCGCCGAAGCGGTGATCGCCGTCTCGGTCGCGTCGGCGCTCTTCGTGTGGGCGGCGTGGCAGCTGAATTCGTTGTGCGGCAAGCTGTCGCCGCTCGCGCTCGGCTGGGTGTTCTTTTACAGCTACACCAAGCGATTCACGCGCTGGTGCCACCTTGTGCTCGGCGTCGGGATGTCGATCGCGCCGGTCGGCGGATACCTCGCGGTGGCGGGCCGCTGGAGCTCTCCGTGGTGGATGTTGATCACGCTCGCGCTCGCGGTCGCGACGTGGGGCGGGGGATTCGACGTCCTCTACGCGCTCCAGGACATCGACTTCGATCGCGAGCAGCGGCTTCACTCGCTGCCGGCGGCGATCGGCGGCGATCGTGCGCTGACCGTCGCCCGCGGTCTTCACATCGTCACGGTGCTCTGCCTGGCAGCGGTCGGCGCGGCGACGTTCGGGGCCGGGTCGGGGGGTTCGTTCTATGCGCTGGGAGTCGCGGCGGCGGCGGGGTTGCTCGTGTACGAGCATTCGTTGGTGACGCCCAACGACTTCTCGCGTCTCGACGCGGCGTTCTTCACGATGAACGGCGTGATCAGTATCGCCTTTTTCCTTTGCGTGCTGATCGAACGGCTCGTGCACACGAACCCGGTCGCTCTCGCGTTGCGCGCCATCGGCGCATGA
- a CDS encoding menaquinone biosynthesis decarboxylase, whose protein sequence is MSNPTIDTLSEFVSRLDRAGELVRVRPPVSLNLELCEIADRVMKQPGGGKALLFEQPILMNGQKSAFPVGINLFGSMRRMSMALGVESLDEIGVRIDEMLAMKVPEGIIAKLALLPRLLEMGKFPPRTKKSGAASQEVVWRDGEVDLDKLPLMKCWPEDGGAYITFPMVITRDPKRGIRNVGMYRIMQTGKTTLAMHWQRHKVGAAHWREMAERGEKMPVCIALGADPPSMYSASAPLPPTIDEFLFAGFLRRSPVSLTKAVTCDLEVPAEADFVIEGYIDPAESLVTEGPFGDHTGFYSLADLYPQVRVTAITMRKSPIFPATIVGRPPMEDFYLGHATERIFLPLLKLTIPEIRDYHMPAEGIFHNLVFVSIKKEYPGQAYKVMNALWGQGLMSLAKVLVIVDEWVNVRDPQEAWWVALNNIDPQRDARFTMGPVDVLDHSSRTFTYGSKLGIDATKKLPEEGFAREWPGLILMDDATKRRVDELWPMLGLGTKP, encoded by the coding sequence TTGTCCAACCCTACCATCGACACACTTTCGGAATTCGTCTCGCGGCTCGACCGGGCCGGCGAGCTGGTTCGCGTCCGACCGCCGGTCTCGCTCAACCTCGAGCTCTGCGAGATCGCCGATCGGGTGATGAAGCAACCCGGTGGCGGAAAGGCGCTCCTGTTCGAGCAGCCGATCCTGATGAATGGTCAGAAGTCGGCGTTTCCGGTCGGCATCAATCTCTTCGGATCGATGCGCCGCATGAGCATGGCGCTCGGCGTCGAGTCGCTCGACGAGATCGGTGTGCGTATCGACGAGATGCTGGCGATGAAGGTCCCGGAAGGAATCATCGCCAAGCTCGCGCTGCTTCCGCGCCTGCTCGAGATGGGGAAGTTTCCGCCTCGAACGAAGAAGAGCGGGGCCGCGTCGCAAGAGGTCGTGTGGCGCGACGGCGAGGTGGATCTCGACAAGCTGCCGCTCATGAAGTGCTGGCCCGAGGACGGCGGCGCGTACATCACCTTTCCGATGGTCATCACGCGCGACCCCAAGCGCGGCATTCGAAACGTCGGGATGTACCGAATCATGCAGACGGGCAAGACGACGCTCGCCATGCACTGGCAGCGGCACAAGGTCGGCGCGGCACATTGGCGTGAGATGGCCGAACGCGGCGAGAAAATGCCCGTATGCATCGCGCTCGGCGCCGACCCGCCGTCGATGTACTCGGCGAGCGCGCCGCTCCCGCCGACCATCGACGAGTTTCTGTTCGCCGGGTTCCTGCGTCGATCGCCGGTGTCGCTCACGAAGGCCGTGACGTGTGATCTCGAGGTGCCCGCCGAAGCGGACTTCGTCATCGAGGGGTACATCGATCCCGCGGAGTCGCTCGTCACCGAGGGTCCGTTCGGCGATCATACCGGCTTCTATTCGCTCGCCGACCTCTATCCGCAGGTGCGCGTCACGGCGATCACGATGCGTAAGTCGCCGATCTTTCCGGCGACGATCGTCGGCCGGCCGCCGATGGAAGACTTCTACCTCGGGCACGCGACCGAGCGAATCTTCCTGCCGCTGCTCAAGCTGACGATCCCGGAGATCCGTGACTATCACATGCCGGCCGAGGGGATCTTTCACAACCTCGTCTTCGTATCGATCAAAAAGGAATATCCCGGGCAGGCGTACAAGGTGATGAACGCGCTCTGGGGCCAGGGCTTGATGTCCCTCGCGAAAGTGCTCGTGATCGTGGACGAGTGGGTGAACGTGCGGGATCCGCAGGAGGCCTGGTGGGTCGCGCTCAACAACATCGATCCGCAGCGCGACGCGCGCTTCACCATGGGGCCGGTGGACGTCCTCGATCACTCGAGCCGCACGTTCACGTACGGCTCCAAGCTCGGCATCGACGCGACGAAGAAGCTGCCCGAGGAAGGCTTCGCGCGTGAATGGCCTGGTTTGATCCTGATGGATGACGCGACCAAGCGTCGCGTGGACGAGCTCTGGCCGATGCTCGGCCTCGGAACAAAGCCATGA
- a CDS encoding ubiquinone/menaquinone biosynthesis methyltransferase yields MTVSELETEEARAAADGGRVKRDYVRRTFGQIAPTYDRLNHILSLNVDRGWRRKAIAALEWTRAPRGTYVDLCAGTLDVAAELSRSRGFEGRVVGADFAEPMLRAGQGKAPRAVVWPVVADALDLPLRDGEASGAIVAFGIRNVTDLDASLREIHRVLAPGARFVILEFTTPRLAVVRWPYHFYCHRVLPRIGAMLSGHGSAYAYLPRSVANFPPERELADRMSRAGFADVGWRSLSLGIAAIHTGRKA; encoded by the coding sequence ATGACGGTGAGCGAGCTGGAGACGGAAGAAGCGCGTGCGGCGGCCGATGGCGGTCGAGTCAAGCGCGATTACGTCCGCCGGACCTTCGGTCAGATCGCGCCGACCTACGATCGGCTCAACCACATCCTGAGCCTCAACGTCGACCGCGGGTGGCGGCGCAAGGCGATCGCCGCGTTGGAGTGGACACGGGCGCCGCGCGGAACCTATGTCGACCTTTGCGCCGGAACCCTCGACGTGGCTGCCGAGCTCTCGCGCTCCCGCGGATTCGAAGGGCGCGTGGTTGGGGCGGATTTTGCCGAGCCCATGCTTCGCGCCGGACAGGGCAAGGCACCTCGAGCGGTGGTGTGGCCCGTCGTCGCCGACGCACTCGACCTGCCGCTCCGCGACGGCGAAGCCTCGGGCGCCATCGTCGCATTCGGCATTCGCAACGTGACCGACCTCGACGCATCGCTGCGCGAGATCCACCGCGTTCTGGCGCCGGGCGCGCGATTCGTGATTCTCGAGTTCACCACGCCCCGGCTGGCCGTCGTCCGATGGCCCTACCACTTCTATTGCCATCGCGTGCTGCCGCGCATCGGCGCGATGCTGAGCGGTCATGGCAGCGCGTACGCCTACCTGCCGCGGTCGGTCGCGAACTTTCCGCCCGAGCGAGAGCTCGCGGACCGGATGAGCCGCGCCGGGTTCGCCGACGTCGGATGGCGATCATTGAGCCTCGGCATCGCGGCGATCCACACCGGCCGAAAGGCATAG
- a CDS encoding sigma-70 family RNA polymerase sigma factor — protein sequence MPPALDLQNLPDADVVALAQNGRDGAFRELIRRYERPVFSLIYRMVRDRELSEDLAQDTFIKVLNHLDRYRPEFKLSSWLFKIANNVAIDHLRRRQLETVSIDGSPHALTSDAIEATSFDIVGDQESALDELEARELGTSIERAISQLRPEYRSCIMLRHVEGRSYEEIAATLDLPLGTVKTYIHRARHELRRALDHLRESG from the coding sequence ATGCCACCAGCTCTCGACCTACAAAATCTTCCCGACGCCGACGTAGTCGCGCTGGCCCAGAACGGGCGCGACGGGGCGTTTCGCGAGCTGATCCGGCGCTACGAGCGGCCAGTTTTTTCGCTCATCTACCGGATGGTGCGCGACCGCGAGCTGTCCGAGGACCTCGCTCAGGACACTTTCATCAAGGTCCTGAACCACCTCGACCGCTATCGGCCGGAATTCAAGCTGTCGAGCTGGCTCTTCAAGATCGCGAACAACGTCGCCATCGATCATCTGCGACGGCGACAGCTCGAAACGGTGAGCATCGACGGATCGCCCCACGCCTTGACCTCCGACGCCATCGAGGCGACCTCGTTCGACATCGTCGGAGATCAGGAATCGGCCCTCGACGAGCTCGAGGCTCGAGAGCTCGGGACCTCGATCGAACGCGCCATCTCGCAGCTCAGGCCAGAGTACCGGTCCTGCATAATGCTGAGACATGTCGAAGGACGTTCATACGAAGAGATCGCGGCCACACTCGATCTCCCGCTCGGCACCGTGAAGACGTATATCCACCGCGCTCGACACGAGCTCCGCCGGGCGCTCGACCACCTGCGGGAGAGCGGGTGA
- a CDS encoding polymer-forming cytoskeletal protein: MRPLFAIAALALGSMRASAQAGQTKTNPPASATPAADSAVAREVAQRRAQGDDRLPDASSFSIGDRTIAADSTVRGTIAVARGNLDVFGTIDGDAVALGGNIRVHNGGRVTGDAWAVGGTLSVDGGVVEGERRAVAVPKYTGPRVARTPLSVWQAFKLAVGWFAVLAIIGIGVMLFADANLDGVVGELERGVARAFWIGLAGQLLALPGLLIVVVGLAITVVGLLLVPFAIVAYIVAAAGLLTLGFLAAARLLGGGLASDDGTASPRGVHLRALFLGLLVYLALWVATALFSHTPGVGTVLRVIAVAVTWVAATAGLGATISSRAGTHRATGPASKYTGDDLAWQTPTPVTGVAASSRRPVSSSTP; this comes from the coding sequence ATGCGCCCCCTGTTTGCGATCGCCGCTCTGGCGCTTGGCAGCATGCGGGCGTCAGCGCAGGCCGGTCAGACGAAGACGAATCCGCCAGCTTCCGCAACTCCGGCCGCGGATTCCGCGGTCGCGCGTGAAGTCGCACAACGTCGAGCGCAGGGCGACGACCGCCTTCCCGACGCGAGCAGCTTCAGCATTGGCGACCGGACGATCGCGGCCGACTCGACGGTCCGCGGTACCATCGCCGTCGCGCGCGGCAACCTTGACGTGTTCGGCACGATCGACGGCGACGCGGTCGCGTTGGGCGGCAACATCCGCGTGCACAACGGGGGTCGAGTTACCGGCGACGCGTGGGCGGTTGGCGGGACGCTGTCGGTCGACGGCGGTGTCGTCGAGGGCGAACGACGCGCCGTCGCCGTCCCGAAATACACCGGACCGCGCGTGGCTCGAACGCCGCTCAGCGTTTGGCAGGCGTTCAAGCTCGCGGTTGGATGGTTCGCGGTGCTGGCGATCATCGGCATCGGCGTGATGCTCTTCGCCGACGCGAACCTCGACGGCGTCGTCGGTGAATTGGAGCGCGGCGTGGCGCGCGCGTTCTGGATCGGGCTCGCCGGGCAGTTGCTCGCGTTGCCCGGTCTGCTGATCGTCGTCGTCGGTCTCGCGATCACGGTGGTGGGACTACTGCTGGTGCCGTTCGCGATCGTCGCGTACATCGTGGCGGCCGCGGGCCTCCTCACGTTGGGATTCCTCGCCGCGGCACGTCTGCTGGGCGGAGGCCTCGCGTCCGACGACGGCACCGCGTCGCCACGCGGTGTCCATCTGCGCGCTCTGTTCCTCGGGCTGCTCGTGTATCTGGCGCTCTGGGTTGCGACCGCGCTCTTCTCGCACACCCCGGGAGTGGGTACCGTGCTGCGCGTGATCGCGGTCGCCGTGACGTGGGTGGCCGCCACGGCCGGACTCGGCGCGACGATTTCTTCACGCGCCGGAACTCACCGCGCGACTGGTCCGGCGTCGAAGTACACAGGCGACGACCTCGCCTGGCAAACTCCGACGCCGGTCACAGGCGTCGCGGCCTCTTCACGGCGTCCGGTGTCGTCGTCGACCCCTTAG
- a CDS encoding SAM-dependent chlorinase/fluorinase, protein MTHIVTLTTDFGTADGYVGEMKAELLTHAPGATLVDITHDIPRHDVDSARLTVARFWRRFPAGTVHLVVVDPGVGSSRAALAVASDDRYLVGPDNGALSPALSRSDALVVELRIPGDASATFHGRDVFAPIAAALARGEPITTLGSPPRETPIICSTPEPVRGPGGVIEGEVVAIDRFGNAITNIVAEGVAAVVVGHRTIPLHRAYADVAVGEALAVVGSGGAIEISIRNDSAARALHLSRGDKVILRAES, encoded by the coding sequence ATGACGCACATCGTCACGCTCACGACCGACTTCGGTACCGCCGACGGCTACGTCGGCGAGATGAAAGCCGAGCTGCTCACGCATGCGCCAGGCGCGACGCTCGTCGACATCACGCACGACATTCCGCGCCACGACGTCGACTCCGCGCGGCTCACGGTCGCGCGCTTCTGGCGCCGATTTCCGGCGGGCACCGTCCATTTGGTCGTCGTCGATCCCGGTGTCGGCTCGTCGCGCGCGGCCCTCGCTGTGGCGAGCGACGATCGCTATCTCGTTGGACCGGACAACGGCGCGCTGTCGCCGGCGCTGTCGCGGTCGGATGCGCTCGTCGTCGAGCTTCGGATTCCCGGCGACGCGTCGGCGACCTTTCACGGACGCGACGTCTTCGCTCCGATCGCGGCCGCGCTCGCGCGTGGCGAGCCGATCACGACACTGGGTTCGCCGCCGCGAGAAACGCCGATCATTTGCAGTACGCCCGAGCCGGTTCGAGGTCCGGGCGGCGTCATCGAGGGCGAGGTCGTGGCGATCGATCGATTCGGAAACGCGATCACTAACATCGTCGCTGAGGGAGTCGCGGCGGTCGTCGTGGGACACCGGACGATTCCGCTCCACCGTGCATACGCCGACGTCGCGGTCGGCGAAGCGTTGGCGGTCGTCGGATCAGGCGGTGCCATCGAGATCTCGATCCGAAACGACAGCGCCGCGAGAGCGTTGCACCTCTCTCGCGGCGACAAGGTCATTCTTCGCGCGGAATCCTGA
- a CDS encoding Mrp/NBP35 family ATP-binding protein yields the protein MAATLQHRIAEALGRVRHPRTGRDVMESGAVRDIATTTTGRVRLTLQLAPGDDPALARVIRQAVEQVDGVEDVTVDVAAANHSAPPPPPAKSAGRALPVMDDRPAQQRVPAPTPVTYPNLGKIIAISSGKGGVGKSTVAVNLAVALAQQGARVGLMDADIYGPNIPLMMGVNEPPMVIQERIIPLEAHGVKVISLGFLIDRDQPAIWRGPIIMKIITQFLRDVAWGTLDYFIVDLPPGTGDAQLTLVQATQVTGAVIVTTPQEVSVGDALRGVKMFERVTVPVLGIVENMSWFECPHCGKPSPIFGSGGGERLAKELELPLLGQIPLYQRVMEGGDRGAPIVVAEPASSAARALASIAGRIAERVNDGVAAATT from the coding sequence ATGGCAGCGACTCTACAGCACCGAATCGCCGAGGCCCTCGGCCGCGTTCGTCATCCGCGCACGGGGCGCGACGTGATGGAGAGCGGCGCGGTGCGCGACATCGCAACGACGACGACGGGCCGTGTTCGGCTCACATTGCAGCTCGCTCCGGGCGACGACCCCGCGCTCGCGCGCGTGATTCGACAGGCAGTCGAGCAGGTGGACGGCGTTGAGGACGTCACCGTGGACGTCGCGGCGGCGAATCATTCCGCTCCACCCCCGCCCCCGGCGAAATCCGCCGGCCGAGCACTGCCGGTGATGGATGATCGCCCGGCGCAGCAGCGCGTTCCAGCGCCGACGCCGGTCACATACCCGAATCTCGGGAAAATCATCGCCATCTCGAGCGGCAAGGGCGGCGTCGGAAAATCGACGGTCGCCGTGAATCTCGCCGTCGCCCTCGCGCAGCAGGGAGCGCGCGTCGGTCTCATGGACGCCGACATTTACGGACCGAACATCCCGCTGATGATGGGGGTGAACGAACCGCCGATGGTGATCCAGGAGCGCATCATCCCGCTCGAGGCCCACGGCGTGAAGGTCATCAGCCTCGGCTTTCTGATCGACCGCGACCAGCCGGCGATCTGGCGCGGTCCGATCATCATGAAGATCATCACACAGTTTCTGCGCGACGTCGCGTGGGGGACGCTCGACTATTTCATCGTCGACCTTCCGCCGGGCACCGGCGACGCGCAGCTCACGCTCGTACAGGCGACCCAAGTCACCGGCGCGGTGATCGTCACGACTCCGCAGGAAGTCTCGGTCGGCGACGCGCTGCGGGGCGTGAAGATGTTCGAGCGCGTGACCGTGCCCGTCCTCGGCATCGTCGAGAACATGAGCTGGTTCGAGTGTCCGCACTGCGGCAAACCGTCGCCCATCTTCGGAAGCGGCGGCGGCGAGCGGCTCGCGAAGGAGCTCGAGTTGCCGCTTCTCGGGCAGATTCCGCTTTATCAGCGCGTGATGGAGGGCGGGGACCGCGGCGCGCCGATCGTGGTCGCGGAGCCGGCCTCGTCTGCCGCGCGCGCTCTCGCATCGATCGCCGGGCGAATCGCCGAGCGAGTGAACGATGGAGTGGCAGCCGCGACGACCTGA
- a CDS encoding DHH family phosphoesterase, with the protein MSHTAEEYLKIPESRRTAIEALRRELVPGRRVALSTHMNADGDGCGSEAALARMLTQLGLVVRIVNPTPWPELFSFLLGDGVRDMTHRGASALEGIDVLVVLDISDVKRLGMLADTVRKLRVPKLVIDHHIASDDPAGDIVFTDVAACATGELVYDLACVLDLEIDPDIAQALYTAILTDTGGFRFSNTTPRCHAIAADLLHAGVEPEDMYLRIYASAPAGRVRLLGEVLDSLGVDEEHGIAWLSMRGGALEKHGVRQEDLDGIVEHARSIAGTRMALFFRDLGYGKVKVSFRSTGEVDVNAFARQFGGGGHAKAAGALISGSLDDVRARVIAAAQGYLPPLTNEGNGSARAAT; encoded by the coding sequence GTGTCCCACACGGCCGAAGAGTACCTGAAAATTCCGGAGTCGCGGCGCACGGCGATCGAGGCCTTGCGTCGTGAGCTCGTTCCCGGCCGGCGCGTCGCGCTGTCGACGCACATGAACGCCGACGGCGACGGTTGCGGTTCCGAGGCTGCGCTAGCGCGCATGCTCACCCAGCTCGGCCTCGTCGTTCGCATCGTGAATCCCACGCCATGGCCCGAGCTGTTCTCGTTTCTGCTCGGCGACGGCGTTCGCGACATGACGCACCGCGGCGCGTCGGCCCTCGAGGGCATCGACGTGCTCGTCGTGCTCGACATCAGCGATGTGAAACGGCTGGGCATGCTCGCCGACACGGTTCGCAAGCTGCGCGTGCCGAAGCTCGTCATCGACCATCACATCGCGTCCGACGACCCCGCGGGCGACATCGTCTTCACCGACGTCGCCGCGTGCGCGACCGGTGAGCTGGTTTACGATCTCGCCTGCGTGCTCGACCTCGAGATCGACCCGGACATCGCGCAGGCGCTTTACACGGCGATTCTCACCGACACGGGCGGATTCCGGTTCAGCAACACGACGCCGCGCTGCCACGCGATCGCCGCGGACTTGTTGCACGCCGGCGTCGAGCCCGAGGACATGTACCTGCGCATCTATGCGTCGGCGCCGGCCGGCCGAGTGCGTCTGCTCGGCGAGGTGCTCGACAGTCTGGGCGTCGACGAGGAGCACGGCATCGCGTGGCTTTCGATGCGCGGGGGGGCGCTCGAGAAGCATGGCGTCCGCCAGGAGGATCTCGACGGCATCGTCGAGCACGCGCGGTCGATCGCGGGCACGCGGATGGCGCTCTTTTTCCGCGACCTCGGCTACGGGAAAGTGAAAGTCTCATTCCGCAGCACGGGCGAGGTGGACGTCAACGCGTTCGCCCGACAGTTCGGCGGCGGCGGCCACGCCAAGGCCGCCGGCGCGTTGATCTCCGGATCCCTCGACGACGTCCGCGCGCGCGTCATCGCCGCCGCGCAGGGCTACCTGCCACCGCTCACCAACGAGGGAAACGGGTCGGCGCGCGCGGCAACGTGA
- a CDS encoding amino acid permease, with protein sequence MGLWSTKSISLLQSEAASEGQEVTLKRALGALNLTMLGIGAIIGAGIFVLTGTAAAQTAGPAIVLSFVVAGLGCLFAGLCYAEFASMIPIAGSAYTYGYATLGEFVAWIIGWDLILEYLFGAATVAVGWSGYFVAFLRDNLGMHVSAAWTQAPLGIVGTHTIVKNLMCIDSTGAATAAVNGACPAGAVLQPGIINLPAIVLVGLMSALLVIGIKESASFNNVIVFVKVAIVIAVIGFGFMYVNSANWHPFIPPNTGEFGHYGFSGIIRGAAVVFFAYIGFDAVSTAAQEAKNPQKDMPIGILASLGICTVLYILMALVMTGLTNYKNLNVPHPVFVAIEAAGPALRWLTYFINIGAILGLASVVLVMLMGQPRIFFSMSRDGLLPAVFGKVHPKFQTPYVTTIVTGIVAALVAGFFPIDLLGQLVSIGTLLAFVIVCFGIMVLRYQRPNIPRPFRTPMVPLVPILGILICAYMMYSLPSDTWLRLIVWMIIGLVIYFTYSRTHSHVGSQPMEAAAGD encoded by the coding sequence ACCGGCACGGCAGCCGCGCAGACCGCGGGGCCCGCGATCGTACTGTCATTCGTCGTCGCCGGACTCGGGTGCCTCTTCGCGGGCCTCTGCTACGCGGAGTTCGCGTCGATGATTCCGATCGCCGGCAGCGCGTACACGTACGGCTACGCAACGCTCGGCGAGTTCGTCGCGTGGATCATCGGCTGGGACTTGATCCTCGAGTACCTGTTCGGCGCGGCGACGGTCGCGGTGGGATGGTCCGGCTACTTCGTCGCGTTTTTGCGCGACAACCTGGGCATGCACGTCTCGGCGGCGTGGACGCAGGCGCCACTCGGCATCGTGGGCACGCACACGATCGTGAAAAACCTGATGTGCATCGACTCGACCGGCGCGGCGACGGCCGCGGTGAACGGCGCGTGTCCCGCGGGAGCCGTGCTTCAGCCGGGCATCATCAATCTGCCGGCGATCGTCCTCGTCGGGCTGATGTCCGCGCTGCTCGTCATCGGCATCAAGGAATCGGCGAGCTTCAACAACGTCATCGTCTTCGTGAAGGTCGCCATCGTCATCGCGGTGATCGGCTTCGGGTTCATGTACGTCAACTCGGCGAACTGGCATCCGTTCATCCCGCCGAACACGGGCGAGTTCGGACACTATGGGTTCAGCGGGATCATCCGCGGCGCAGCCGTCGTGTTCTTCGCCTACATCGGATTCGACGCCGTTTCGACCGCGGCCCAGGAGGCGAAGAATCCGCAGAAAGACATGCCGATCGGCATTCTCGCGTCGCTCGGCATCTGCACCGTCCTCTACATCTTGATGGCGCTGGTGATGACGGGGCTCACGAACTACAAGAATCTGAACGTGCCGCACCCGGTGTTCGTCGCGATCGAGGCGGCCGGTCCGGCGCTCAGGTGGCTTACCTATTTCATCAACATCGGCGCGATCCTCGGGCTTGCGTCGGTCGTGCTCGTGATGCTCATGGGGCAGCCGCGAATCTTCTTCTCGATGAGCCGCGACGGGCTGCTTCCCGCGGTGTTCGGGAAGGTCCATCCCAAGTTCCAGACCCCGTACGTGACGACGATCGTGACGGGTATCGTGGCCGCGCTCGTCGCCGGTTTCTTCCCGATCGACCTGCTCGGTCAGCTGGTATCGATCGGCACGCTGCTCGCCTTCGTGATCGTGTGCTTCGGCATCATGGTGCTTCGCTATCAGCGGCCCAACATTCCGCGCCCGTTCCGGACCCCGATGGTGCCGCTCGTTCCCATTCTCGGAATCCTGATCTGCGCGTACATGATGTACAGCCTTCCGTCGGACACTTGGCTTCGCTTGATCGTTTGGATGATCATCGGCTTGGTCATCTATTTCACGTACAGCAGGACCCACTCGCACGTCGGGAGTCAGCCCATGGAGGCTGCCGCCGGCGACTGA